CAATTTCTGTTGATGGACATAACAATGCTCTTATCATCCAGGCCATAGAAGATGATACTCGACGAATACTCCGTCTTTTGCAAAGTTTGGACCAGCCAAGGCCACAAGTCCTGCTTAAAGCCCATATTGTTGAAACCACTCAGGATGTTGCAAGAGAACTGGGTGTGCAATGGGGGGGGCGCTACAGATCCAGATTATTAGATGGAGATAACAGATTGTATATTTCTCCGGGACAAGGTGCTGAAGTACCTGGAGATATCAGGGCAGATCGGGCACCATGGGGTGGAATCAGTCCTGTTGGTCCGATAGTTGATTTTCCAGGAGCATTTGAAGAAGGTGGCGCCAGGCTCAACTTGATGTACGGCATCCTCGACGGTAATATTTTAGAAATGCAGCTTTCCGCCCTGCAGTCTGACGGGAGGCTGAATATTCTTTCATCGCCTTCCATAACCACTCTTGATAATCAGATGGCATTTACTGAAAACGGCGAAAGGGTGCCTTATGTATCAAGGGATGGAGATGGCGATCCTGAAGTCAGGTTTGAGGATGCTGTACTTAGACTGGAAATTACTCCCAACATTATCGATGCAGAACAGCTCCGGCTAGCAGTCAAGGTTCATAAAGATGAAGTGGATCTTTCAAGGACAGTTCAAGGCAATCCGTTCATTATTAAGAAACAGACCGAGACAAACCTTGTAGTCGCTGACGGAGAAACCATTGTTATTTCGGGATTGACCAGAGAAAGAAATTTCACTGCTCAGGATGGTGTGCCCGGATTGAAAGATATCCCAGGTCTGGGCGCTTTTTTCAGAAGAGATTCCAGAGGACGAATTATGGAGGAAGTTCTGATTTTTATTACGCCTCATATTCTCCCTTACAGACCACCGCACAGCAGAGAGTTTCGCTGATAATATAACATCCAGCATAAATTATGGACTACTTTAGACTTCTTGACTTCTACACGGAACCTTTTTCCAACTCACCTGATCCAGAGTTTTTTTATGGTTCGGCAAGTCATGTAGACTGTTTGCAGAAGCTGGAAATTTCCATCAGACTCAAGCGTGGTTTATGTGTTGTTGTGGGACAGGTGGGGGCTGGAAAAACCACTTTGTGCCGCAGGCTCATACGGGACCTTAAAGATGACCCGGAAATAGATACCCATCTTATTCTGGATCCGACATTCATGGGTTCTTTAGAGATGCTCGGCCATCTTAACCGGCTGCTCAGGAGACCAAACCCCAAAGAGCGCCCGCCAACCTCTGAAGCAGGCTATAAGGAACTGATCAAAAACCATCTGTTTGACAGAGTCGTACAAAAAGGCAGAAATATTGTTCTGATTATTGATGAGGGACAGAAAATTTCACCCTCCTGTCTTGAAGTTTTGCGTGAGCTTCTGAATTATGAGACCAATGATCACAAGCTTTTGCAGATCGTAATATTTGCTCAAAATGAATTTATAAAAGTTCTCAAGTCCCACCCGAACTTCAATGATCGAGTCAGCTGTTTTTGTCGCATCAGGCCTTTGACTGTGGATGAAACAGAAAAGCTTATCAACTTTCGTATTGAAAAGGCTTCTAACTATAAATCATCCCCAAGACCCAGGATTCGCTTTACCAGGGGGGCAGTCAAAACACTGCACACATTAACCCGCGGACATCCCAGGCGGATAATGAACTTGTGCCATCTGGTCATGTTGCTGATCATTGTGCTCAACAGGTACCGGGTTACTTCCTCCATGGTCAAAAGGGCTGTGCAAAATCTGCCCGGTGCCCCCAGGCCTTCCTTTTTCCGCAGGCGTGCCAAATATGTAATAAGCGCGCTTACGCTGATTATCATGGTAACAATCGGGTATTTTTATTCATCTGAAATCAGAACAGGTGTAGCTTCCTTACTCCTGCCAGGAGTTGAATCATCAGGGACTGATGGTCCATATTATGTTCGAATGCGCCTGGACCCTGTTTCTGAAGTGGAAGCAGGCAGAGTTGTGATTATTGAGGATACCTTAGTAGAAAAACAGGAACAGGAGGGAAATCCTCATGAAGGGTTGATTGATTCTGAAAGTGAGGTTTCTCATGTTGGTTCAGACAATGCTTCTGATTCTGATACAGAAAATCCTGCTGCAGATAGTTCTGATTTAGAAGCGCCTGCTTTAGATAGTGATGAATATTACTCAGATTCAGATTATGACTTTACTTCGCAAAATCATGCAGATGCAGATGTAGAAGGTGTACTGGATGCAGTTGCAAATACTGCTACATTGGAGTCTGATGTATTGAATGATCATGTCCGCAAAATTATAATACCGGATGAGTTGGGCAAAATCAGGGTCAGAAGAAATGAGAACCTTTGGAATATTCAACAAAGAGTTTATGGAAACGCTACAATTTCCAGAACTGAAAAAATTGCAGCCTATAATCCTCATATTGATGATCTGAATACTCTGTATGAAGGTTTGCGTGTTTTTATGCCTGTCACCAACACTCGGGAGAGAAATGCAGATGAACGATTCTGGATTGTAACCGGAACTTTTGCAGATCTGCATGATGCCTACATGGAATTAATCCAGACAGACAGTCGAAGGCTCAGGCTTGTTTCTTATCTTGATTCTGAATCTGAATTGTTTTTTTCCGTAGCCTGGCCCAGAAGCTTTGCCACCCGGGAAGATGCTCTTAACGA
Above is a window of Desulfonatronovibrio magnus DNA encoding:
- a CDS encoding AAA family ATPase; this translates as MDYFRLLDFYTEPFSNSPDPEFFYGSASHVDCLQKLEISIRLKRGLCVVVGQVGAGKTTLCRRLIRDLKDDPEIDTHLILDPTFMGSLEMLGHLNRLLRRPNPKERPPTSEAGYKELIKNHLFDRVVQKGRNIVLIIDEGQKISPSCLEVLRELLNYETNDHKLLQIVIFAQNEFIKVLKSHPNFNDRVSCFCRIRPLTVDETEKLINFRIEKASNYKSSPRPRIRFTRGAVKTLHTLTRGHPRRIMNLCHLVMLLIIVLNRYRVTSSMVKRAVQNLPGAPRPSFFRRRAKYVISALTLIIMVTIGYFYSSEIRTGVASLLLPGVESSGTDGPYYVRMRLDPVSEVEAGRVVIIEDTLVEKQEQEGNPHEGLIDSESEVSHVGSDNASDSDTENPAADSSDLEAPALDSDEYYSDSDYDFTSQNHADADVEGVLDAVANTATLESDVLNDHVRKIIIPDELGKIRVRRNENLWNIQQRVYGNATISRTEKIAAYNPHIDDLNTLYEGLRVFMPVTNTRERNADERFWIVTGTFADLHDAYMELIQTDSRRLRLVSYLDSESELFFSVAWPRSFATREDALNELESMPSHLAGSSDLLEIEEGVILN
- the pilQ gene encoding type IV pilus secretin PilQ, which translates into the protein MENNTTISRNKFQVWTVTICFFVVMLLMSGCAHKQKDSGPDFFEKWRLMAEQSQGYSPPPKEHEVEVTDIFLTLEDEYEDEDIQPVRSLPTNRVTLKFRDVDIRAIMRALARAAEMNIIMSSRVHGTLSINIDNMPWDQAFMSIVRTHGLDFVWEGDILRVMSVEDMQRDIEIENVRNNRMTALAKQKRLEPLKTSVVRVRYLNLTDSGRTSTDDRITTDNRRAQATRTVQSSSADSIRNNLERLLTRDEHGTPRGSISVDGHNNALIIQAIEDDTRRILRLLQSLDQPRPQVLLKAHIVETTQDVARELGVQWGGRYRSRLLDGDNRLYISPGQGAEVPGDIRADRAPWGGISPVGPIVDFPGAFEEGGARLNLMYGILDGNILEMQLSALQSDGRLNILSSPSITTLDNQMAFTENGERVPYVSRDGDGDPEVRFEDAVLRLEITPNIIDAEQLRLAVKVHKDEVDLSRTVQGNPFIIKKQTETNLVVADGETIVISGLTRERNFTAQDGVPGLKDIPGLGAFFRRDSRGRIMEEVLIFITPHILPYRPPHSREFR